The genome window AGAGTCTTCATGGCGATCCGAAAACCGTCGCCGGACTCGCCGAGCGGTTCCGCGCGGACATTGGCGAAGGCGAGGCGGGCGAGCGGATGAGGGGCAATGACGTCGATCCGCTCGGCAACGGTCAAGCCGGGGTCGTCGCCGCGGACGATGAAGGCGGAGAGCCCACGCGAGCCATCCTCGCCGGTTCGCGCGAACACCGTCAGCACGTCGGCGATAGTGCCGTTGGAGATGTAGCTTTTCTCGCCGCTCAGGCGCCAGCCGTCACCGTCGCGCTCGGCGCGCATGGCGATGTTCGCGGCGTCGCTGCCGGTGTCGGGCTCGGTCAAGGCGAAGGCGGCGACCGCCGTTCCGCGCGCGACTTGCGGCAGCCATTCAGACTGCTGGTTGGGGCTTCCGGCGAGGCTGATCGCGCCCGAGCCGAGGCCCTGCATGGCGAAAGCGAAATCCGCGAGGCCGTCGTGGTAGGCGAGCGCCGCGCGCGTGACGGCGAGGGCGCGGACGCTGGGCGGCTGGCCGTACTGCGCAACGGCATGGTCGAGCAGCCCGGCGGCGCCGAGGTTGGCGACCAGGGAGCGGCAGTGGGGGTCAAGATCGACCGGGTGCGTCATCGGCTGGTCGCCGCACCAGCTGTGCACGCGGTTGGCGAGGTCGCGGTGTTCGGGCGCGAAGAACGGCCAGTCGAGCCAGTCGGACCGGCCCCACCCCCGCTCGGCTGCGCCGAGTCGCCCCTCCCCTGAAGGGGAGGGGATGTCGGCGGAGTCAGTCACCCTTGAACTCCGGGGTGCGTTTGGCGGCGAAGGCCTCGTAGGCGCGCTTGAAGTCGTTGGTCAGCATGCAGTCGGCCTGGGCCTCGGCCTCCATGTCGATCGCTTCCGAGAT of Sphingomonas mesophila contains these proteins:
- a CDS encoding acyl-CoA dehydrogenase family protein; its protein translation is MTDSADIPSPSGEGRLGAAERGWGRSDWLDWPFFAPEHRDLANRVHSWCGDQPMTHPVDLDPHCRSLVANLGAAGLLDHAVAQYGQPPSVRALAVTRAALAYHDGLADFAFAMQGLGSGAISLAGSPNQQSEWLPQVARGTAVAAFALTEPDTGSDAANIAMRAERDGDGWRLSGEKSYISNGTIADVLTVFARTGEDGSRGLSAFIVRGDDPGLTVAERIDVIAPHPLARLAFANVRAEPLGESGDGFRIAMKTLNLFRVTVGAAALGFARRALDEALAFARTRKLGSGTLADNAVTQDRLGDMGTRIDASALLIARAAWLQDTQAGDHRRAAAMAKLDATEAASRVIDMAVQMHGGLGVTVGATVEKLYREIRALRIYEGASEVQRQIIARSLLKEIS